One Fibrobacter sp. UWB16 DNA window includes the following coding sequences:
- a CDS encoding DNA topoisomerase IV subunit B, translating into MAATKYTEDSIKSLEWHEHIRLRPGMYIGKLGDGQSPDDGIYVLVKEIIDNSIDEFVMGAGKKIEINIDDHAARVRDYGRGIPLGKVIDCVSKINTGGKYDSEAFQKSVGLNGVGTKAVNALSTKFIVKSYRDGRMKQAEFCRGVLVQDYKECATTEKNGTEIYFEPDADIFKNYRFLPAYMEEKVWNYAYLNNGLQLVMNDKVYTSPNGLLDLLNKHVDDSIRYPVIHFKGKDIECAFTHGNQYGEHYYSFVNGQHTTQGGTHQQAFREGLVKGARDHFKKDLDPQDVRNCVIGAISVRIQEPVFESQTKTKLGSTTVAPGGAQLRSWVVDYVASEFDNFLHKNPETEKALLNRITQNERERKEIAGIKKLANERAKKANLHNRKLRDCKIHLTDVKNALNRESMIFITEGDSASGSITKARNVQTQAVFSLRGKPLNSFGMTKKVVYENEEFNLLQHALDIENGLENLRYDKVIIATDADVDGMHIRLLLMTFFLQFFPELVEQKHLYILQTPLFRVRNKQVTKYCYDEAERDKAAKEIGKTGLEITRFKGLGEISPEEFGQFINEDMRLETVSIPPDASLGKMLEYYMGNNTPMRQEHIVLNLRAEAVEEL; encoded by the coding sequence ATGGCAGCTACGAAATATACAGAAGACAGCATCAAATCCCTAGAGTGGCATGAACACATCCGTCTGCGCCCCGGTATGTACATCGGTAAACTAGGCGACGGACAGAGCCCGGACGACGGCATTTACGTGCTCGTCAAGGAAATTATCGACAACTCCATCGACGAATTCGTGATGGGTGCGGGCAAGAAGATTGAAATCAATATTGACGACCATGCAGCCCGTGTGCGCGACTACGGGCGCGGCATTCCTCTCGGCAAGGTCATCGACTGCGTATCGAAGATCAACACGGGTGGTAAGTACGATTCCGAAGCGTTCCAGAAATCCGTCGGCTTGAACGGCGTGGGTACAAAGGCTGTAAACGCTCTTTCTACCAAATTCATTGTCAAAAGCTACCGCGATGGCCGCATGAAGCAGGCCGAATTCTGCCGCGGCGTGCTAGTGCAGGACTATAAGGAATGCGCTACAACCGAAAAGAACGGTACCGAAATTTACTTTGAACCGGATGCCGACATTTTCAAGAACTACCGCTTCCTCCCGGCCTACATGGAAGAGAAGGTCTGGAACTACGCTTACCTGAACAACGGCCTCCAGCTCGTGATGAACGACAAGGTCTACACGAGCCCGAACGGCCTTTTGGACCTTTTGAACAAGCACGTGGACGATTCCATCCGCTACCCGGTGATCCACTTCAAGGGCAAGGATATCGAATGCGCCTTCACGCACGGGAACCAGTACGGCGAACATTACTACAGCTTTGTGAACGGTCAGCACACCACGCAGGGCGGTACGCACCAGCAGGCATTCCGCGAAGGTCTTGTCAAAGGCGCCCGCGACCATTTCAAGAAGGACTTGGACCCGCAAGACGTGCGCAACTGCGTCATTGGCGCAATTTCCGTGCGCATCCAGGAACCGGTTTTCGAATCCCAGACCAAGACAAAGCTCGGCTCGACGACGGTCGCTCCGGGTGGCGCCCAGCTGCGCTCCTGGGTTGTGGATTACGTGGCCAGCGAATTCGACAACTTTTTGCACAAGAATCCCGAAACCGAAAAGGCGCTCCTCAACCGCATCACGCAGAACGAACGTGAACGCAAGGAAATCGCAGGCATCAAGAAGCTTGCAAACGAACGCGCCAAGAAGGCGAACTTACACAACCGCAAGCTGCGCGACTGCAAGATCCACCTCACCGACGTGAAGAACGCGCTCAACCGCGAATCGATGATTTTCATTACAGAAGGTGACTCCGCATCCGGCTCTATCACCAAGGCTCGTAACGTGCAGACGCAGGCTGTGTTTAGCCTCCGCGGTAAGCCGCTCAACAGCTTTGGCATGACGAAGAAGGTCGTGTACGAGAACGAAGAATTCAACTTGTTGCAGCACGCGCTCGATATCGAAAACGGTCTCGAGAACTTGCGTTACGACAAAGTGATTATCGCGACCGATGCTGATGTGGACGGTATGCACATTCGCCTTTTGCTCATGACGTTCTTCTTGCAGTTCTTCCCGGAACTTGTGGAACAGAAGCACTTGTACATCTTGCAGACGCCGCTTTTCCGCGTGCGCAACAAGCAGGTGACCAAGTACTGCTACGACGAAGCAGAACGCGACAAGGCCGCCAAAGAAATCGGCAAGACAGGTCTCGAGATTACACGATTCAAAGGTCTTGGCGAAATCAGCCCGGAAGAATTCGGACAGTTCATCAACGAAGACATGCGCCTTGAAACGGTGAGCATTCCGCCCGACGCTTCGCTTGGCAAGATGCTGGAATACTATATGGGCAATAACACGCCAATGCGCCAGGAACACATCGTGCTGAACCTAAGAGCAGAAGCAGTGGAAGAACTGTAA
- a CDS encoding hemolysin family protein — translation MGDTNTIAIVLLVFFLLVSASFTLIKAVFAAIYAKREDHDRTDREAKIAKIVENRGYNETVSIGRIFSDVGIGVFGFYLFSNAPWQWTHDFWLLGIMAYMLCACAVIYIVTIFCPNLIGNLKPDTLSVVLVPLYRLIRMPFVPVGRVCHTIYLKLLNALGYDAKLSFLPEERRDAVQADLSDSSLSEGEGLEKEERQMILNIFDFVETPVREIMTPRVDMCAIDVDTSLEDLVKVLNNERHSRLPVYKETVDNIVGILSNRDFLEWYTEHRDEPFDLMKLVMPPVYVPYHKKIDDLLTELRKTGNQLAIVVDEYGGTAGLVTLEDILEEIVGEIRDEDDMDEDEDVQKLKDGRYILDPLMTLSDLEYELDVELKPPENSHVETLSGLIQATLGIIPSPGAEVKIQGYTFRVLRMDGTRMEKVMMILPAGVKGPKTQTLHKV, via the coding sequence ATGGGTGATACGAACACCATTGCGATTGTTCTTCTCGTTTTCTTTCTTTTAGTTTCGGCATCGTTTACTTTAATCAAGGCAGTCTTTGCCGCCATCTATGCCAAGCGAGAAGACCACGACCGCACGGACCGCGAAGCGAAGATTGCAAAGATTGTCGAAAACCGAGGCTACAACGAAACCGTCTCCATCGGCCGAATCTTTTCGGACGTGGGCATTGGCGTGTTCGGATTTTATCTGTTCTCGAATGCTCCGTGGCAGTGGACGCACGACTTCTGGCTGCTCGGGATCATGGCGTACATGCTTTGCGCCTGTGCCGTGATTTATATAGTGACCATCTTCTGCCCGAACCTGATTGGCAACTTGAAGCCGGATACTTTGTCTGTGGTGCTTGTGCCGCTGTACAGGCTTATCCGCATGCCGTTCGTGCCGGTGGGACGCGTTTGCCATACCATTTACCTCAAGTTGCTGAACGCCTTGGGTTACGACGCTAAGCTCAGCTTCTTGCCCGAAGAACGCCGTGACGCTGTGCAGGCGGACCTTTCGGATTCTTCGCTCTCTGAAGGCGAGGGCCTCGAAAAAGAAGAACGCCAGATGATTCTCAATATCTTCGACTTCGTGGAAACGCCGGTGCGCGAAATCATGACGCCACGTGTGGACATGTGCGCCATCGATGTGGACACGTCGCTTGAGGACTTGGTGAAGGTCTTGAACAACGAACGCCATTCTCGATTGCCGGTGTACAAGGAAACGGTCGACAACATTGTCGGTATCCTTTCGAACCGCGACTTCTTGGAATGGTACACGGAACATCGTGACGAACCGTTTGACTTGATGAAGCTCGTGATGCCGCCGGTCTACGTGCCGTACCACAAGAAGATTGATGATCTTTTGACGGAACTCCGCAAGACGGGTAACCAGCTCGCGATTGTCGTGGACGAATACGGCGGCACGGCTGGCCTTGTGACGCTCGAAGATATTCTCGAAGAAATCGTTGGTGAAATCCGCGACGAAGACGACATGGACGAAGATGAGGACGTGCAGAAGTTGAAGGACGGACGCTACATTCTCGACCCGCTGATGACGCTCTCGGATTTGGAATACGAACTCGATGTGGAACTCAAGCCGCCTGAGAATTCCCATGTGGAAACGCTCTCTGGTTTGATTCAGGCAACGCTTGGTATCATCCCGTCGCCAGGCGCCGAAGTCAAGATTCAGGGTTACACGTTCCGCGTTCTGCGCATGGACGGCACCCGCATGGAAAAGGTCATGATGATCCTCCCTGCCGGCGTGAAAGGCCCCAAAACGCAGACACTCCATAAGGTGTAA
- the ybeY gene encoding rRNA maturation RNase YbeY gives MPDPASKKKDYTIDFLCEGNIESFPWKDKFEAMARKLLAEEGTENNVNIVLCTDEFVREMNKNYRGLDKVTDVLSFEWHEEIPGEEEMLGEIYIARDQVKRQAPQYGNSFFAEMKRVIVHGLLHLSGYDHIKAADRKVMRARECEFLGLDPYKDKESMENG, from the coding sequence ATGCCAGACCCTGCTAGTAAAAAGAAAGACTACACTATCGATTTCCTGTGCGAGGGGAATATCGAGTCCTTCCCGTGGAAGGATAAGTTCGAAGCTATGGCCCGCAAGCTCCTTGCCGAAGAAGGCACGGAGAACAACGTCAACATCGTGCTCTGCACCGACGAGTTCGTTCGCGAGATGAACAAGAACTACCGCGGGCTCGACAAGGTGACGGACGTGCTTTCGTTCGAATGGCACGAAGAAATCCCGGGCGAAGAAGAGATGCTCGGCGAAATCTACATCGCCAGGGACCAGGTCAAGCGCCAGGCCCCGCAGTACGGCAATAGCTTTTTTGCCGAGATGAAGCGTGTGATTGTTCACGGACTACTCCACCTGTCGGGGTACGACCATATCAAGGCTGCCGACCGCAAGGTGATGCGCGCCCGCGAATGCGAGTTCTTGGGACTGGATCCGTACAAGGACAAGGAGAGCATGGAAAATGGGTGA